In Juglans microcarpa x Juglans regia isolate MS1-56 chromosome 1S, Jm3101_v1.0, whole genome shotgun sequence, the genomic stretch CTGGGACATTGAACCTTGTCCTCCCACCATTGTTCCTTTGGGTTGCAAATGGTTTTACTCAGTCAAGGTTCGATTTGATGGAAGTTTGGATTGTTACAAAGCTTGACTTGTTGCTCTTGGGAATAATCAGGAATATGGTGTCAATTATGAAGAGACCTTTGCTCCTATGGCTAAGATGACGACTGTTCATACGATTCTAGCTCTTACTGCTTCCAATGATTGGCCACTACATCAGATGGATATCAAGAATGTTTTTCTTCACGGGGATCTTAAagagtgtatttatataatgcCACCCTTGAGATTGTTTCCCTCTTCAACTTCACATGTGTGTAAGCTTCCCTGCTCCTTTTATGGTCTCAAGCAACCTTCGAGGgcctggtttgataaatttcgaaCCACTTTATTACAATTTCATTCAAGCAGAGCAAGTATGACACTTCCTTGTTTCTTCGGAAATCAGACCTAGgtattgttgttcttttggtttatgttgatgatattgtaatCACTGGTTCTGATTCTGCTTTACTTGGTCAGCTCAAGACTCATCTCTCCGAGTCatttcatatgaaagatcttgggtctctcatattttcttggTATTGAGGTGCATCGTAGTCCATCTGGCATTTCTCTCAATGAACAGAAGTATGCTAGTGACCTAGCGGCTATAGCCGGCCTGCAGGAGGCCACCTCTGTTGATATTCCCATGGAATTGAATGTCAAGCTTTGCAAAGAAGAGGGTGACTTACTTGCTGATCCCAGTTTATATCGGAAGTTAGTGGGTAGCCTTGTCTATCTCACTATTACTAGACTGGACATTTCCTTTGCAGTACAGCAAGTCAGTCAGTTTCTTTAGACTCCTCGTAATCTTCATTTGGCTGCTGTCCGTAGAATCATACACTATGTTCAGAGCACTTCTGCCTATGGCTTATTCTTTCTTGCAGGCACTTTCCTCGTCTTACTGCTTATAGCGACACTGATTGGGCTGGTTGTGCTAATACACATCGTTCTATCACTGGTTGGTGTGTGTTCTTAGGTGATGCATTGATCTCCTGGAAGGGTAAGAAGCAAGACACAGTCTCTAAGTCATCTACAGAATTTGAGTACCTAGCGATGTCTCTTGCTTGTTCCGAAATTATTTGGCTTCGAGATCTGCTTGCTGAGCTAGATTTTTCTGAAACTGATCCTACACCTCTATATGCTGATAATATGAGTGCTATTCAGATCACGGCCAATCCTGTCTATCATGAGGGCACGATGCATATTGAAGTCGACTGTTACTCTACCCGTGAAGCATTTGAAACTCGTGTTATCACTCTTCCACATGTTTCCACTGAACTAAAATCgctgatatcttcaccaaagctcTCACTCGCCATTGACATTGCTTCTTAAGTAGCAAATTGATGCATGTTGATTAAcccgcatcaatttgaggggggctgTCAATGGACAGCTGTCCATAATCattcttctttccttatttcACATTTCTTTAATTTACTTAGGCTTGTACAATTAGCATATTGACAGAATATAGTTTCCATATAGGGCTAGAATGCTAGAATCACTCGACAATTagtttctttccatgtatagtgATTTTGTAAAGTTCATGTATAATATACAGATCACTCAAAGGCCAATTAATTCGGCCATTCCATACGATTTTTGacatttggaagatggttccaatATGCTTgtggtggtgtatttggagggggAGGAATGAaataagttttgaagatcaagcGTGGTCAACGAAGGAGCTTAGAAGTCtattttcaatactttactccattggtcgatggtaattgattttcatgacttgtcatttcatgatttccttgtatctctaaatTAAGCACGCAtaggcattgctcttgtatatgtcccgtatacttgagcttttgcctattcttttgatcaataaaatcctgtttactgataaaaaaaaaaaaaaacaatagatgTTATGGAGCCTACTTTACAAATCTATCTTTCTCCCCACTTTAGGCTTGAGAATTTGGGGCCCCAAAAGAATAAATCACTCCTTGGTTCAAAATGCTTTTATGCGAAGACATTTAAATTGTCCATATTTGCACATGTCGTTTTGCTTCAATGGAGAATGTGGAATGCTTATTTAACAGCTAACTCAAAAGTGCCTTTCATATAGCTAGCTGAAATCATGATTTGTGTCATACACCCCTTTCCAATGAGTGATTTTTATCAGACTGATTCCTTTCAAACTGTTTACCGATCAATGGCTGATACTATTAGTGTTCTAAatgattattataaaaaaacattagtGTTCTAAATGAATATAGCTTAACCAGCCACTAGTGGCTCAACATGGACTTGTTTACACCCCTAGGCATGACTGTACATAAATCCAATCAAGTTATACCCGTGTATTAGTTTTTGAAGTATACATATTGAATTAGCAAAATGGTAGGATTGAGATTCCCTGCATTTATCTTCCTTCTGTATTTCTTCTATCCAAAACCTTGTTTAAAATCCTGAACTTTCCAAGTTCAACATCTTGACCGACAATCAAATCAGAAGAGGTTGTTCTTCAACTTAGTTTTTATGGttactgtttttttctttattaaaccaagttttcttaaattttccGTAACTAATTGCAGGTGCTTGGACTCCATTGTTCATGCTGAACACAAAATAATTCTAGAAGAAATGCGTACTGATTATTTCTTCGCTCATTCAACGGGGAAAGAAGAAACATTTAATGAGGGTTCAGATAGTTCATACAGACAATCTGTTACTAATGAGGAGGAGTTGGACAATGCTGGAGATGGCATTAATGGAGTAGGGAGCTTGGAGGGATACGAGAATGAAGATATTGAACTTGACACACCTATATCATTCATTCATGGTCTGGACTTGAGAAATCTATTGGGCTCTTTGGACaaaaatgtaaagaaatatTCCGATAGTGGATCCAGGTTCGTCACAAATTATCTTCAAGCAATTAGACTGTTTTCTAGTTATTGTGAAGTAAATTCATTTATGAATTGAGCTTTGAAAGTACAAGTTGCATACTGTTGTGCGAGCACTGCATAAATGATGGCGGTTTGTTTTGTaacagaaaaatgaagataaactgaaaacaatataaatgtcAGGTTAAGGTGTGACGGGCGTTAAAAACCTTTTCATGGCATACATCCTCGGTGCTTCAGGTGGTGGAATTTAAGATGATGCACAACAGGCCTGGTTGGTGATGTTGAGTGGTAAAATAGGTGCAAAGCTACATAAAAGAGCCAATAATTAACTGCTTGTCTTCCTGGCAATGAACATAAGTACACAAGGTCAATAATAAAGGGAAACTATAAGGTAACCAAAATGCTATGTGTGTGTTTGCTCAAGCTTATTTGTGaactaaacaagaaaaaataatttttaattcatAGATAATTGGCATAAAAGAGTTTCTTAAGCTGTTCAATGCTAAATGAACAATTTTAAAGAGATATAAAAGGAATATTCCTTGAGGAAACCGGACAAAAATACgtataaaaaacaatattcaTTGAGGAAAGTGCTACTTATGATAATTCTGCTGAGATTTAATGAGGGCCCATATTTGAGATGGTTGTTGTACACTTCCTGAAAATACGAAAAGTTCCCAAATGTTAGTGATACTAGCAatatttctcactttttttcactTATTCGATGCTGTAATGGTGTTTCAGCTTCATGCTTTGGATGTTTAACCCATTATGCAAAAGTTTTCTCAGACTTGCCATTTCCACTCATTATAAATTTTAGTGCTACACTAATTCTtagtttttattcatttatttgataTTCTAATTGCTGTTCAGCTTCATTCTTGGGGTATATTTTAAGCTATTGTGCAAAATTGTTCACAGAGTTGCGATTGCCACTCGTTTCCAGCGTGATTTCATGCAACTTCTTTACAATGCCCAGTTTGAAGAACTATCAGCCAGGGATCTGATGTTGACATCTGCCCTCAACACAGATTATCTCCTTACTTTACCAATATATGTTGATTGGAAGAAAGCATCTGAATCCAACGCAATAATATTCAggtaatgtaatattttttggatgtgtgggtttcatcttcatatttccgtgaaaaagaaatttgagcAAGCCAAATGATGAAATTATATAAGAAACAGCAGGTTTGAAACATATGAGTTTTATAGTTTTAGTTTCTGTATGAGAACTGTATTAAGGAAGCACCGACACAAGCTCTAGATTTTAGCTATAAATACAAATGCAACCACACATACTCACACGTAATAGATATTGCTATATACGCGTGGATATATTGTTATACATGAAAATATGtccatataaacatataaacatataaatatataaatatatatgcatgcatgcatttttagTCCTATGGTCTCTAAAAGCTTCAAGAAGCCATGATATCTTGATATATGGAATCACTGACAGTTTAACTTGTATATTGAAGAATACATAGGGTACTTCCTGTATGTAATTGACTTATGGTTGCCTAGGGTACCTCCTTTACAGGGAATTCACTTATTGTGACTTAGCAAATCAAATCCAGCTTTTACTTGACCAAATTAGCTATATTTTAAAACTCTTTCGCTAACTATTTAGCTCGGAAGTATCATACATTTGGATTAATCATAGTTAAGCATATTACATGTATTTAggattaaatgaataaactttACCCCAAATAGAATCTCCTTTGCTTGTGGAGGGTGAGATCATTGGTATAACACCCACTGATGTATGTATAATTAGCCAACAAAAAAATGTGTATGATTGAAAATGTGCAATTGGATAGGGGTAAGATGGATGCTCAAATTACAAAACGCTAGGCATTCAAATATATATGGTAAAGTGAAGCTGATTAGTGTGATTTCATGATATAAAAAGGATAAAATTTAATGCTGGCctaaggtgcacttgcgggactttgttcttggtggctcaagtggtaaaggtcttggtcttggtggtatgctccctctaggtctaaggttcgaatcctcttgggtgcaaacaatttctaggggccatcggactaggagaacttccccttgaattacttAAGGTGTATTTGcgagaaactccttgccgagggtcTGTGCACCCCTAGGATTAGTTAGaactttgttctcggacaccaggtgccaatcaaaaaaataaaataaaataatgctgGCCAGCAAAAAGGAGTaaacagagaaaaaaaggtGAAAGATCAAATATTTTGTGCAATATCTTTCTATATAAAATGACCGAGTCAATTTACTTTTCCGCAATGGTCTAAATATTTGCAAGACGTTCTAGCATGCAAAATTTCAGGTCATTAACATGTCATTACTTTTTCGATGCAGGCGGGGATATGCAACTGAGAGGCAGAAGGGCCTCCTTATTGTGGAAAAACTTGATTACATACAGTCAAAACTTCTGCGAGGAATTTTCTTTGTAATATCCAAGCCATTAGGGAAACTTGGCAGCTGGATAAATGAGGTCATTCTGGAACTTATGTTTAAGTAGAAGGTGTAGAACATGCTTGCATGCATACTACACAGGCACTGATGCCTTCATAATCGTTTCTTTCTGTTGTCATCTTTATAGGGAATGGGCTCATATGGTGTTCACTACCACTTTATTTCTTGGTAAATACTGCCAAGAGAGTTATATGTGTACCATAGACTATCATATCTTTGATAGTTGTACAAGCAGGTCTCTTTAAAATGAAGCCACTAACAAAAGACAGGAAATCTTAAAATTTGTCAAGGAAATATGGTAAATTATGAACTTTCGTGTTTGATAGGAacaatgaatagaaaaatgaaaggaatgcCTTTCCAATTTAATGCAATAAATGGTTATCAAATGTGAATAGTATTCTTTTAATCATCAGAAATGTCAATTGACTAGTATTTTTTTAGGTGCATGAGCTGACTGTCATATGTATACCTGCATTCAACTCATAGGGTAGGATTTAGCGGGGTGGCCACTCCCAGCTATGTAGCCCAGTAGACCagtgtcaaaaaataaaaggaagaaaataacattGTGAGTTGATGATTCAGcatttttataatatagaaATACCACAAAAGCTAAGTTCAAAACACTGTTCAAAACTTTTCTGATTGTTAAGCATTCTTTTCACTTATTGTATGTAAATTTTGCATGTGATTTTGGGCCTTACCCTCGTGCTAAGTACGAAAAATTGCTCCATTTTCATGCAATCACAATCTGGAATATAAAAACACCAATCATGGATAGAAACTAGGGAAACAGAAATCACATTGACTACTATGTGTGGATGGAGGAAGTAGAGAGGAAAACGCTGGCCTCTTTTCTAGCCTGGTTGAACATTGAATTTTGTAATTTCCATAGATTTGGAATAAATGTGTTGTTCCACTGCACATGTACTGGGTCTTTGATCTTTTCTATTGACCTGACTTAGAAACCCTTATCATTTGACACCTAAATGCATCAAATAGGTGTGGCTGCATGATCACCGTTGTAGCCTTTTTCTTAATCAAACGTTGTAGCTTGTTGGTAGCTTTAAACAAGTATAGCAATAAGATTTTCATGTCTGAAATTAATTGTCATGCAGTCAGAAAAGTCTTCGGGTCTTGTATATTGAAAAGGGacaatagattttttatttgattttaagttttttcattGATGGGATTTTGAGGATCAGGTTCATGAATTTTTACATTGAGTTGTGTTCCTTTTCTCAATTTCagactatttctttttaatGGGTTCCACTTATATTGCTCTGCACAGGCACTCCAAGTTGCTATCCAGACACAAGAAGTGCAAGAGTGGATAAAGAGAATGAAGCTTTGGCTTGAAGAACTTTCAGTCTTTCAGCAATTATTACGTTATAGTCAAAATGCTTCTGATTATCTGCCTGGAGTACAGCAATTATCAGACAGGGACCTTCCTATTTGGCTGGCAGCACAGAGGGCTGTAAGTCGTTACGAAGGGATTTTGTCATCAGTTGGTCCCCGTGGAAGACTCCTGAGAAAATTGCTTTCATGGATTGGAGTAATCCCGGCTACACCCGAAGTGCCATATGAGAGTGATGGTGATAGTAATGCTTCCGAACCTTACAAGAGGTTTGCACCAATCACCAATTAAATTCCATGCTTCTAAAGTGGATGCTGTAGTAGTCTTTGTTTAAGATATGAATGGATAAACTATCATAGGGTGCTGCCCCTTTTTACCTATTTTGGTTGACCATTTGTTTCACCTACAAACTATATAGGTGGAGATCTTTTAGATATGAATTATTAGAGCCAAATGAATACTATTTGTTGGATATCTTTGAAATTACTGTGCGAGTAAACATTTATgggaaaatatttattgcagCCTACTGTGTGCTGCAGCCGCAGCACACCCTGTGCtgcgtttaaaaaaaaaaaaaaaaaaaaaaatttgcatgtGTAGTGTGCAGCTGATGTATAGCCGCGCTCAACATTTATATGCCAGGATGGAGAGATAGAAGGTTATGAATTTTGCTTGCCAACAAATAATTGGGAAGTAAATGTCTACtattattttagcatttttttttctattttctgttTAATTATATGTCATTTAAGGATACACTCATTCTCTGTAATGACCAAATTGTAGAACTCACACAGGCctatttttttatcaaggaTATCACTTAGTGATATCTGGAGACCAGCTACAAGGAAATACTGTGGCAACGATTTCTGGAAGATGTTTCAAACTTCCATTTCTATTCTTCTCTCACAGTCAGTTCTCCAGGTATTTTTCATGTATCTGCTGCTCTGCTTCTATTCAGAAGGTTTTCTTTTAGTGTTCACTACGCAAAATCAACTTAAGATAGCAAGACTAGTTTTTACCCATTTCTTGGTTGTCAATCTTCTGTGTATGATTTGAGAAATTAACTAGTGACCTAAACTTTCATGGATTGACAATGTCAATTTCCAATCTATGTTCTAAAATTGTGTTTACAAATCAGGAGCCAGCATTCCAAGAATTGATTTTACTTTATACCAAAGAAGATAGCAAGGGCGATCCTGAAATTAGAGATGAGGTTTCATCATTGCAGTTAAAGATCTATGAAAGAATTCCAATCCCGGATTTACCAGTAAATACATCTCATGCGGTTCTTTACCATCTGCCacatttgttttgtaattttgacAATGATGAATCTGTCCATTTTTTGTCAAATTTCTTTGTAGGTCATCTTCCCCCACAAAAAGCTGTCTTTCCGTATCATTGACACGGTATGAATTGTTTAGATTGTTGACATGTTTGAAAGTTTCTACAATTGACTTCTGTGAATAATGTGCGTTGAAGAATCTAAAGCTGCTTGCAGTACTTGTAATGCTTTTCATCGAGTACATAGCACATCGGTATTTATCGAGGCTATGCTTGTATCAAGTAAGAACACAGTCCTCCTCTAGAGTATGACTTCCAACAAGTCATGCCAAGTGGAACACACTCCAACAGTTTCATATTAACAGGAATGTGATACTGTCCTTGGAATGGCATCAGGTGTATTATGCAATGTGCCAACTAATTTATCATTCATGGCATCACTTAAGCATGTTTACGAGTCATGGATGAGTGCCTAACAATTTCGTGATTCATAAGTAAATGCTTTGGGTCATATCACACGCTGTTTGAATTTGTAAATGCATGCACTTGTAAATAGAGCACTGAGCATTGTACAACTATATACTGAGATTTTGGCACAAAACATTATTCCAAGACTCCATTTCATGTTATACATCCATGTATGTACATGTTTCCTGTCTTTGGCATTTAAAGAGTTCATGTAATTCACAAAGCGGTAGCTGATTGACCATTGTGGGGTTGCTGCCCATTGATGCATTGCAAACTTTATGAGCTTTCTGAGTAAAATCAATGCTTTCGTGATTAAAACTAGACCTCTAGGGTCATTTAGGGTTGTTAACAGAAAACCTTAAACTTTAATGAGGTTTTGACAAATATTTCAAAGAGTTATTCTCATGTTTAAAGAATGCATATGGTTCAAACTCTCTTTCTGATGATATGAATACCATATGTGTCAAAACACTGAGAAACCAAGAGAACCCGAGAACTTTGTTTGGAAAACTTATCTGCCATGTGTGCAGCTTCTTTTCATTTAGTAGGCTAAAATGCCATTCTTTACAAGGTAAGAACTATACATGGTAACAGCTAACATATAGCTCCTAACTATTAGCATCTATACATGGTAAGAATAACTATTGAGTATATACGGTAGTAATAGCTATTAGCATCTATACATGGTAAGAATAATATCAAATCTCTATCTACAttaacatcccccctcaaattgatgttgTTAAGTCAACCAGCAACAATTTGCCAACAAGAAATTGATGTCGCTGTCAAGT encodes the following:
- the LOC121246027 gene encoding uncharacterized protein LOC121246027 isoform X1, producing the protein MSVPWRAFSGLGALSMPHPLPMPHRSFAAPYSEFRFRCSSMAGYQETSTKRRKMKMEKPKDFVPRKDEQEQNKKQGEEEEEGISISKLQVPRQKYISVSKAELLDAIVSMMFESQKDGDDSHEFLLLSSCLDSIVHAEHKIILEEMRTDYFFAHSTGKEETFNEGSDSSYRQSVTNEEELDNAGDGINGVGSLEGYENEDIELDTPISFIHGLDLRNLLGSLDKNVKKYSDSGSRVAIATRFQRDFMQLLYNAQFEELSARDLMLTSALNTDYLLTLPIYVDWKKASESNAIIFRRGYATERQKGLLIVEKLDYIQSKLLRGIFFVISKPLGKLGSWINEALQVAIQTQEVQEWIKRMKLWLEELSVFQQLLRYSQNASDYLPGVQQLSDRDLPIWLAAQRAVSRYEGILSSVGPRGRLLRKLLSWIGVIPATPEVPYESDGDSNASEPYKRPIFLSRISLSDIWRPATRKYCGNDFWKMFQTSISILLSQSVLQEPAFQELILLYTKEDSKGDPEIRDEVSSLQLKIYERIPIPDLPVIFPHKKLSFRIIDTVRLDAATVVGLLAFFINYKFEDVLSSPYVFLTSHEIALGIWHEIALAKKAIFLDVVAISALIIYVTRVALGYKQTWDRYQLLVNKTLYEKTLASGFGSVHFLLDASEQQQYKEAILAYAILLRAEKGQVPCCRSVGDKCERFMYDAFKVKVEMPIDKAIDTLMRLGLVTETSIDGSNRLRAVPCPKAYEGLKERWNSLLR
- the LOC121246027 gene encoding uncharacterized protein LOC121246027 isoform X5, with the translated sequence MSVPWRAFSGLGALSMPHPLPMPHRSFAAPYSEFRFRCSSMAGYQETSTKRRKMKMEKPKDFVPRKDEQEQNKKQGEEEEEGISISKLQVPRQKYISVSKAELLDAIVSMMFESQKDGDDSHEFLLLSSCLDSIVHAEHKIILEEMRTDYFFAHSTGKEETFNEGSDSSYRQSVTNEEELDNAGDGINGVGSLEGYENEDIELDTPISFIHGLDLRNLLGSLDKNVKKYSDSGSRVAIATRFQRDFMQLLYNAQFEELSARDLMLTSALNTDYLLTLPIYVDWKKASESNAIIFRRGYATERQKGLLIVEKLDYIQSKLLRGIFFVISKPLGKLGSWINEALQVAIQTQEVQEWIKRMKLWLEELSVFQQLLRYSQNASDYLPGVQQLSDRDLPIWLAAQRAVSRYEGILSSVGPRGRLLRKLLSWIGVIPATPEVPYESDGDSNASEPYKRPIFLSRISLSDIWRPATRKYCGNDFWKMFQTSISILLSQSVLQVIFPHKKLSFRIIDTVRLDAATVVGLLAFFINYKFEDVLSSPYVFLTSHEIALGIWHEIALAKKAIFLDVVAISALIIYVTRVALGYKQTWDRYQLLVNKTLYEKTLASGFGSVHFLLDASEQQQYKEAILAYAILLRAEKGQVPCCRSVGDKCERFMYDAFKVKVEMPIDKAIDTLMRLGLVTETSIDGSNRLRAVPCPKAYEGLKERWNSLLR
- the LOC121246027 gene encoding uncharacterized protein LOC121246027 isoform X7, which codes for MSVPWRAFSGLGALSMPHPLPMPHRSFAAPYSEFRFRCSSMAGYQETSTKRRKMKMEKPKDFVPRKDEQEQNKKQGEEEEEGISISKLQVPRQKYISVSKAELLDAIVSMMFESQKDGDDSHEFLLLSSCLDSIVHAEHKIILEEMRTDYFFAHSTGKEETFNEGSDSSYRQSVTNEEELDNAGDGINGVGSLEGYENEDIELDTPISFIHGLDLRNLLGSLDKNVKKYSDSGSRVAIATRFQRDFMQLLYNAQFEELSARDLMLTSALNTDYLLTLPIYVDWKKASESNAIIFRRGYATERQKGLLIVEKLDYIQSKLLRGIFFVISKPLGKLGSWINEALQVAIQTQEVQEWIKRMKLWLEELSVFQQLLRYSQNASDYLPGVQQLSDRDLPIWLAAQRAVSRYEGILSSVGPRGRLLRKLLSWIGVIPATPEVPYESDGDSNASEPYKRPIFLSRISLSDIWRPATRKYCGNDFWKMFQTSISILLSQSVLQVIFPHKKLSFRIIDTVRLDAATVVGLLAFFINYKFEDVLSSPSAIFLDVVAISALIIYVTRVALGYKQTWDRYQLLVNKTLYEKTLASGFGSVHFLLDASEQQQYKEAILAYAILLRAEKGQVPCCRSVGDKCERFMYDAFKVKVEMPIDKAIDTLMRLGLVTETSIDGSNRLRAVPCPKAYEGLKERWNSLLR
- the LOC121246027 gene encoding uncharacterized protein LOC121246027 isoform X3 encodes the protein MSVPWRAFSGLGALSMPHPLPMPHRSFAAPYSEFRFRCSSMAGYQETSTKRRKMKMEKPKDFVPRKDEQEQNKKQGEEEEEGISISKLQVPRQKYISVSKAELLDAIVSMMFESQKDGDDSHEFLLLSSCLDSIVHAEHKIILEEMRTDYFFAHSTGKEETFNEGSDSSYRQSVTNEEELDNAGDGINGVGSLEGYENEDIELDTPISFIHGLDLRNLLGSLDKNVKKYSDSGSRVAIATRFQRDFMQLLYNAQFEELSARDLMLTSALNTDYLLTLPIYVDWKKASESNAIIFRRGYATERQKGLLIVEKLDYIQSKLLRGIFFVISKPLGKLGSWINEALQVAIQTQEVQEWIKRMKLWLEELSVFQQLLRYSQNASDYLPGVQQLSDRDLPIWLAAQRAVSRYEGILSSVGPRGRLLRKLLSWIGVIPATPEVPYESDGDSNASEPYKRPIFLSRISLSDIWRPATRKYCGNDFWKMFQTSISILLSQSVLQEPAFQELILLYTKEDSKGDPEIRDEVSSLQLKIYERIPIPDLPVIFPHKKLSFRIIDTVRLDAATVVGLLAFFINYKFEDVLSSPSAIFLDVVAISALIIYVTRVALGYKQTWDRYQLLVNKTLYEKTLASGFGSVHFLLDASEQQQYKEAILAYAILLRAEKGQVPCCRSVGDKCERFMYDAFKVKVEMPIDKAIDTLMRLGLVTETSIDGSNRLRAVPCPKAYEGLKERWNSLLR
- the LOC121246027 gene encoding uncharacterized protein LOC121246027 isoform X4, whose amino-acid sequence is MSVPWRAFSGLGALSMPHPLPMPHRSFAAPYSEFRFRCSSMAGYQETSTKRRKMKMEKPKDFVPRKDEQEQNKKQGEEEEEGISISKLQVPRQKYISVSKAELLDAIVSMMFESQKDGDDSHEFLLLSSCLDSIVHAEHKIILEEMRTDYFFAHSTGKEETFNEGSDSSYRQSVTNEEELDNAGDGINGVGSLEGYENEDIELDTPISFIHGLDLRNLLGSLDKNVKKYSDSGSRVAIATRFQRDFMQLLYNAQFEELSARDLMLTSALNTDYLLTLPIYVDWKKASESNAIIFRRGYATERQKGLLIVEKLDYIQSKLLRGIFFVISKPLGKLGSWINEALQVAIQTQEVQEWIKRMKLWLEELSVFQQLLRYSQNASDYLPGVQQLSDRDLPIWLAAQRAVSRYEGILSSVGPRGRLLRKLLSWIGVIPATPEVPYESDGDSNASEPYKRTHTGLFFYQGYHLVISGDQLQGNTVATISGRCFKLPFLFFSHSQFSRSSSPTKSCLSVSLTRFLNLQVRLDAATVVGLLAFFINYKFEDVLSSPYVFLTSHEIALGIWHEIALAKKAIFLDVVAISALIIYVTRVALGYKQTWDRYQLLVNKTLYEKTLASGFGSVHFLLDASEQQQYKEAILAYAILLRAEKGQVPCCRSVGDKCERFMYDAFKVKVEMPIDKAIDTLMRLGLVTETSIDGSNRLRAVPCPKAYEGLKERWNSLLR
- the LOC121246027 gene encoding uncharacterized protein LOC121246027 isoform X6, producing the protein MSVPWRAFSGLGALSMPHPLPMPHRSFAAPYSEFRFRCSSMAGYQETSTKRRKMKMEKPKDFVPRKDEQEQNKKQGEEEEEGISISKLQVPRQKYISVSKAELLDAIVSMMFESQKDGDDSHEFLLLSSCLDSIVHAEHKIILEEMRTDYFFAHSTGKEETFNEGSDSSYRQSVTNEEELDNAGDGINGVGSLEGYENEDIELDTPISFIHGLDLRNLLGSLDKNVKKYSDSGSRVAIATRFQRDFMQLLYNAQFEELSARDLMLTSALNTDYLLTLPIYVDWKKASESNAIIFRRGYATERQKGLLIVEKLDYIQSKLLRGIFFVISKPLGKLGSWINEALQVAIQTQEVQEWIKRMKLWLEELSVFQQLLRYSQNASDYLPGVQQLSDRDLPIWLAAQRAVSRYEGILSSVGPRGRLLRKLLSWIGVIPATPEVPYESDGDSNASEPYKRTHTGLFFYQGYHLVISGDQLQGNTVATISGRCFKLPFLFFSHSQFSRSSSPTKSCLSVSLTRFLNLQVRLDAATVVGLLAFFINYKFEDVLSSPSAIFLDVVAISALIIYVTRVALGYKQTWDRYQLLVNKTLYEKTLASGFGSVHFLLDASEQQQYKEAILAYAILLRAEKGQVPCCRSVGDKCERFMYDAFKVKVEMPIDKAIDTLMRLGLVTETSIDGSNRLRAVPCPKAYEGLKERWNSLLR
- the LOC121246027 gene encoding uncharacterized protein LOC121246027 isoform X2, which produces MSVPWRAFSGLGALSMPHPLPMPHRSFAAPYSEFRFRCSSMAGYQETSTKRRKMKMEKPKDFVPRKDEQEQNKKQGEEEEEGISISKLQVPRQKYISVSKAELLDAIVSMMFESQKDGDDSHEFLLLSSCLDSIVHAEHKIILEEMRTDYFFAHSTGKEETFNEGSDSSYRQSVTNEEELDNAGDGINGVGSLEGYENEDIELDTPISFIHGLDLRNLLGSLDKNVKKYSDSGSRVAIATRFQRDFMQLLYNAQFEELSARDLMLTSALNTDYLLTLPIYVDWKKASESNAIIFRRGYATERQKGLLIVEKLDYIQSKLLRGIFFVISKPLGKLGSWINEALQVAIQTQEVQEWIKRMKLWLEELSVFQQLLRYSQNASDYLPGVQQLSDRDLPIWLAAQRAVSRYEGILSSVGPRGRLLRKLLSWIGVIPATPEVPYESDGDSNASEPYKRISLSDIWRPATRKYCGNDFWKMFQTSISILLSQSVLQEPAFQELILLYTKEDSKGDPEIRDEVSSLQLKIYERIPIPDLPVIFPHKKLSFRIIDTVRLDAATVVGLLAFFINYKFEDVLSSPYVFLTSHEIALGIWHEIALAKKAIFLDVVAISALIIYVTRVALGYKQTWDRYQLLVNKTLYEKTLASGFGSVHFLLDASEQQQYKEAILAYAILLRAEKGQVPCCRSVGDKCERFMYDAFKVKVEMPIDKAIDTLMRLGLVTETSIDGSNRLRAVPCPKAYEGLKERWNSLLR